The proteins below are encoded in one region of Flavobacterium nackdongense:
- a CDS encoding CoA-binding protein: MKNKKTVVLGASAKPDKYAYKAISMLVAKGHAVLAIGQNAGEVAGVKIQTKAIPLKNIDTISLYLNPARQRDYYNYIVESKPKRVIFNPGTENPEFYQLLELNNINVEVACTLVLLATNQY, from the coding sequence ATGAAAAACAAAAAAACTGTGGTTTTAGGGGCGAGTGCTAAGCCAGACAAATATGCTTATAAAGCCATTTCGATGCTGGTAGCCAAAGGACATGCTGTTTTGGCTATCGGTCAAAATGCAGGCGAAGTTGCGGGTGTGAAAATTCAAACTAAAGCGATTCCATTAAAAAATATCGATACAATCAGTTTGTATTTGAATCCTGCTCGTCAACGGGATTATTACAATTATATCGTCGAGTCGAAACCCAAGCGCGTGATTTTTAATCCTGGAACGGAGAATCCCGAGTTTTATCAGTTATTAGAATTGAATAACATCAACGTTGAGGTAGCCTGTACCTTGGTTTTGTTGGCGACTAATCAGTATTGA
- a CDS encoding sodium:solute symporter: MTPATILLLITAYFGILFYISFHTSKNNSGNDAFFKANKNSKWYLVAFGMIGTALSGVTFISVPGEVGAASGEQFKYFQFVIGNALGFIIVATVLLPLYYRMNLTSIYGYIEKRLGHYAYKTAAAIFLASRTIGSSFRLYLVVIVLQRFVFDYYGVPFAVTVLLSLALIFSYTYKSGLKTIIITDALQTFFLVTSVFLTIYFICDSLNLSAIGAFEEVKNSNYSKIFFFDDFLTSKFHFVKQILGGMFVTIAMVGLDQDLMQKNLSCATIGEAQKNMFSFTGIFVLINIFFLSVGALLYIYAEKNGISVPTDLVTSKPRTDLLFPEIAFHHLAIVPSVVFLLGLTAATFATTDSALTALTTSFCVDFLGMDKAENLNKPNIVRTRHIVHLSFSFLMFLVIIFFNAINDSSVVGMIFKVASYTYGPLLGLYTFGLLVKSKNVSDKWVPLICILSPILTLVLSENSAKIFFGYVFDNELIIINTLITFIGLYLISKPAVEETRF; the protein is encoded by the coding sequence ATGACACCAGCAACCATCCTACTCTTGATTACCGCCTATTTTGGCATTTTGTTTTACATTTCATTCCACACCAGTAAAAACAATAGCGGCAACGATGCTTTCTTCAAAGCCAATAAAAACTCAAAGTGGTACTTGGTGGCATTTGGAATGATCGGAACCGCCCTTTCAGGAGTGACTTTTATTTCGGTTCCGGGTGAAGTCGGCGCAGCAAGCGGCGAACAATTCAAATATTTTCAGTTTGTGATCGGAAACGCTCTCGGATTTATCATTGTTGCTACTGTTTTACTGCCTTTGTATTACCGAATGAACCTGACTTCAATCTATGGTTACATCGAAAAACGCCTCGGACATTATGCGTACAAAACTGCAGCAGCCATATTCTTGGCGAGTCGAACCATTGGCTCCTCCTTCCGATTGTATTTAGTGGTTATTGTGCTGCAACGATTTGTATTCGATTATTATGGAGTTCCGTTTGCCGTGACGGTTTTACTTTCGCTGGCACTCATCTTTTCTTATACCTACAAAAGCGGCCTAAAAACCATCATCATCACCGATGCGTTGCAGACTTTTTTCTTAGTCACTTCGGTATTTCTGACGATTTATTTCATTTGCGATAGCCTTAATTTAAGTGCAATAGGGGCATTTGAAGAAGTAAAAAACAGTAATTATTCCAAGATATTTTTCTTTGATGATTTCCTGACCAGTAAGTTCCACTTTGTCAAACAAATCCTTGGAGGGATGTTTGTCACCATCGCCATGGTCGGCCTAGACCAGGATTTAATGCAGAAGAATTTGAGTTGCGCTACCATTGGCGAAGCCCAGAAAAATATGTTCAGCTTTACGGGAATATTTGTTTTAATCAATATATTTTTCCTAAGTGTGGGAGCCCTGCTTTATATTTATGCGGAGAAAAATGGGATTAGTGTCCCAACAGATTTGGTCACCAGCAAACCACGAACCGATTTGCTTTTTCCGGAAATCGCTTTTCATCATTTAGCCATAGTACCCTCAGTAGTATTCCTTTTGGGATTAACAGCAGCAACTTTCGCCACGACCGATTCAGCCCTAACAGCGCTCACCACCTCTTTCTGTGTCGATTTTTTAGGTATGGACAAAGCGGAGAACCTTAACAAACCCAATATCGTCCGCACCCGACATATCGTGCACCTTAGCTTTTCCTTCTTAATGTTCTTAGTAATTATCTTTTTCAATGCCATCAACGACAGCTCAGTGGTGGGAATGATTTTCAAGGTAGCTTCGTACACTTACGGACCTTTGTTGGGCTTATATACGTTTGGCTTGTTGGTAAAATCGAAAAACGTCAGCGACAAATGGGTGCCCCTCATTTGCATTTTATCACCTATACTAACGCTAGTACTAAGTGAAAACTCCGCCAAAATATTCTTTGGATACGTCTTTGACAATGAGCTCATCATCATCAACACTCTAATCACTTTTATTGGTTTGTACCTCATCAGCAAACCGGCCGTTGAAGAAACAAGATTCTAA
- a CDS encoding GDP-L-fucose synthase family protein produces the protein MNLNSKIYIAGHRGMVGSAIWRTLSAKGYTNLIGISSTELDLRNQLAVREFMAKEQPEVVIDAAARVGGILANNNYPYQFIMENMLIQNNLIDSALQAGIEKFIFLGSSCIYPRLAPQPLKEDCLLTSELEPTNEWYAIAKITGVKACQAIRKQFGKDYVSLMPTNLYGTYDNFDLNTSHVLPAMMRKFHEAKINNHALVTLWGSGTPLREFLFVDDMAEAVVFALENKLPDYLYNVGTGVDLTIRQLAETIQKITGHQGDIIWDASKPDGTPRKLMDISKMHELGWKHKVDLEQGIQMTYDWFVEHVDQVKKVAL, from the coding sequence ATGAATTTAAACTCAAAAATTTATATCGCTGGGCATCGTGGGATGGTAGGTTCTGCGATTTGGAGAACCTTGAGCGCAAAAGGCTATACCAACCTGATTGGTATTTCGAGCACTGAATTGGATTTGCGTAATCAATTGGCGGTTCGAGAGTTTATGGCTAAAGAGCAGCCCGAGGTTGTTATTGATGCTGCGGCCAGAGTGGGAGGGATTTTGGCCAACAATAATTATCCCTACCAATTCATTATGGAAAATATGCTCATCCAAAACAATTTGATTGATTCGGCTTTGCAAGCGGGGATTGAAAAGTTTATTTTCTTGGGTAGTTCTTGTATTTATCCGCGATTGGCTCCTCAGCCATTGAAAGAGGATTGTTTGCTAACTAGTGAGTTGGAACCCACCAACGAATGGTATGCCATTGCCAAGATTACCGGGGTCAAAGCCTGTCAGGCGATCCGAAAACAGTTTGGCAAGGACTACGTTAGTCTGATGCCTACCAATTTGTATGGCACCTACGACAATTTCGACTTGAACACTTCGCATGTGCTTCCTGCGATGATGCGTAAATTTCACGAAGCAAAAATAAATAATCATGCGCTAGTGACCCTTTGGGGCAGCGGTACGCCACTACGAGAATTTTTGTTTGTAGATGATATGGCCGAAGCAGTGGTTTTTGCCTTAGAAAATAAATTGCCAGATTATTTGTATAATGTGGGGACCGGAGTGGATTTGACCATTAGACAATTGGCCGAAACTATCCAAAAAATTACTGGGCATCAGGGAGACATCATTTGGGATGCCTCGAAACCTGACGGGACTCCCCGGAAATTAATGGATATCTCCAAAATGCACGAATTAGGCTGGAAGCACAAAGTAGATTTGGAACAAGGGATTCAAATGACCTATGATTGGTTTGTGGAGCATGTGGATCAGGTGAAAAAGGTGGCTTTGTAG
- a CDS encoding four helix bundle protein codes for MNYHTYSFEKLEVYQLARKYKIDIKLMSRSFPKEERFELTSQINRSSRSISTNLAEGSGRASNFDQAHFTNMSYATGLETIDHLNTALDMGYIDEMKYTALRIKLDTILNKLNSLYKYQINNKETLKKKG; via the coding sequence ATGAACTATCATACTTATTCTTTTGAAAAATTAGAGGTTTATCAATTGGCAAGAAAGTATAAAATTGATATAAAATTAATGAGTCGGTCGTTTCCTAAAGAGGAAAGATTTGAATTGACTAGCCAAATTAATAGATCTTCACGAAGTATTTCAACAAATTTAGCTGAGGGTTCAGGTAGGGCATCTAATTTTGATCAGGCTCATTTTACAAATATGTCCTATGCGACCGGTTTAGAAACAATTGATCATTTGAATACGGCATTAGATATGGGGTATATTGATGAAATGAAATATACAGCACTTCGGATAAAATTAGATACAATTTTAAATAAGCTAAATTCACTTTACAAATATCAAATCAATAATAAAGAAACATTAAAGAAAAAGGGTTAA